The following proteins come from a genomic window of Burkholderia stabilis:
- a CDS encoding polyamine ABC transporter substrate-binding protein: MRACFLRQACSVAALAAAAAFTSVASPSAHADELNVYNWSDYIAPDTIPNFQKQTGIHVKYDNYDSDDTLQAKLLAGSSGYDIVVPTSNYMAKQIQAGVYQKLDKSKLPNLANLDPLLMKMIADADPGNQYGVPWAYGTDGIGYNAQAVKKALGDKAPVDSWALVFDPANMEKLKSCGVSFLDQAVDVFAATLQYMGKNPNSTNPGDYQAAFEVLKKVRPYITQFNSSGYINDLANNDVCVVLGWSGDVGIAHRRSSEAKRSYDIKFTNPKEGGLLWFDVMVIPKDAPHPESALKWINYVSDPKVNAAITNTVFYPTANKAAHQFVTPAVAQDPTVYPPEDVLKKMVLMKPMPADILRLENRLWAQLKTGH; encoded by the coding sequence ATGCGTGCCTGCTTTCTTCGCCAAGCCTGTTCTGTTGCCGCCCTCGCCGCCGCGGCAGCGTTCACATCGGTCGCCAGCCCATCGGCGCATGCCGACGAGCTGAACGTCTACAACTGGTCCGACTACATCGCACCGGACACGATCCCGAACTTCCAGAAGCAGACGGGCATCCACGTCAAGTACGACAACTACGACAGCGACGACACGCTTCAGGCGAAGCTGCTTGCCGGCAGCTCGGGTTACGACATCGTCGTGCCGACGTCGAACTACATGGCCAAGCAGATCCAGGCCGGCGTGTACCAGAAGCTCGACAAGTCGAAGCTTCCGAACCTCGCGAACCTCGACCCGCTGCTGATGAAGATGATCGCCGATGCCGACCCGGGCAACCAGTACGGCGTCCCCTGGGCCTACGGCACCGACGGCATCGGCTACAACGCGCAGGCAGTGAAGAAGGCACTCGGCGACAAGGCGCCCGTCGACAGCTGGGCGCTGGTGTTCGACCCGGCCAACATGGAGAAGCTGAAGAGCTGCGGCGTGTCGTTCCTCGACCAGGCCGTCGACGTGTTCGCCGCCACGCTGCAGTACATGGGCAAGAACCCGAACAGCACCAACCCCGGCGATTACCAGGCTGCATTCGAAGTCCTGAAGAAAGTCCGCCCGTACATCACCCAGTTCAACTCGTCCGGCTACATCAACGACCTCGCGAACAACGACGTGTGCGTCGTGCTCGGCTGGTCGGGCGACGTCGGTATCGCGCATCGCCGCTCATCCGAAGCGAAGCGTTCGTACGACATCAAATTCACGAACCCGAAGGAAGGCGGCCTGCTGTGGTTCGACGTGATGGTGATCCCGAAGGATGCACCGCACCCCGAGAGCGCACTGAAGTGGATCAACTACGTATCCGATCCGAAGGTCAACGCGGCGATCACCAACACGGTGTTCTACCCGACCGCGAACAAGGCCGCGCACCAGTTCGTCACGCCGGCCGTCGCGCAGGACCCGACCGTCTACCCGCCCGAAGACGTGCTGAAGAAGATGGTGCTGATGAAGCCGATGCCGGCCGACATCCTGCGCCTCGAGAACCGTCTGTGGGCGCAGCTGAAGACCGGCCACTGA